A genomic stretch from Carassius auratus strain Wakin unplaced genomic scaffold, ASM336829v1 scaf_tig00013523, whole genome shotgun sequence includes:
- the LOC113074052 gene encoding endoplasmic reticulum export factor CTAGE5-like, which yields MADEVKTESVVTETTDMTGAAKIYYTLAVEKIKDVVSSLPDDIRPGPDLYGLPWEAVVFTGFLGLFTLLLFSCRFIHSIRSRLYASKEK from the exons ATGGCAGACGAAGTTAAGACCGAGTCGGTCGTCACAGAAACGACTGACATGACAGGAGCAGCGAAGATTTACTACACACTCGCCGTGGAGAAAATCAAAGAT GTTGTGTCTTCACTTCCTGATGATATCCGGCCTGGCCCTGACTTATATGGACTGCCATGGGAAGCTGTGGTTTTCACTGGATTTTTAGGTTTATTCACACTGCTTCTGTTCAGCTGCAGGTTCATTCATTCT atcAGAAGTCGACTATATgcaa GTAAAGAAAAG